The DNA region GTGGAACGGGCTTTGGACTGCCCAACAGAAGAGTGGCTCCTAATGGTAATGAGGATCAGACTGTAGGAGATaagcaaaataaagaaacagCTCAGGGAGATCATTCCACTGTTGGCAACAATGACTATCTGTACAACATAGGTATCTATGCAGGCAAGCTTAGTAACCAGAGGCAGATCACAGAAAATGCTGTCTACCACATTGGGACCACAGAAAGGCAAATTCACAACAAAGGGTATCTGAAGCCCTGAGTGAAGAAGACCTGAGAACCATGAAGTCACTACCAGCAAAATGCATACCCTCTTGTTCATGATGGCAGTGTAGTGCAGAGgcttacaaatggccacatatcTGTCATATGACATGGAGACCAGCAGTACCATTTCAACCCCACCCAGGAAGTGAAGGAGAAAGATCTGAGTGAAACATCCAGCAAAGGAAATGGTCTTATGCTTTTTTACCAAGTTCAAAATCATCTTCGGGGTGGCGAAAGAA from Elephas maximus indicus isolate mEleMax1 chromosome 10, mEleMax1 primary haplotype, whole genome shotgun sequence includes:
- the LOC126084199 gene encoding olfactory receptor 4K17 is translated as MMDSMEQFNQSQVSEFILLGLISSQNTQFLLFALFSVTYVITVLGNLLIVVTVFYTPYLNTPMYFLLGNLSFVDMTLASFATPKMILNLVKKHKTISFAGCFTQIFLLHFLGGVEMVLLVSMSYDRYVAICKPLHYTAIMNKRVCILLVVTSWFSGLLHSGLQIPFVVNLPFCGPNVVDSIFCDLPLVTKLACIDTYVVQIVIVANSGMISLSCFFILLISYSLILITIRSHSSVGQSKARSTLTAHITVVILFFGPCIFIYIWPFSNHSVDKFLAVFYTIVTPILNPIIYTLRNKQMKAAMKKLWGSFVSSRQDT